The proteins below come from a single Candidatus Poribacteria bacterium genomic window:
- a CDS encoding DUF3800 domain-containing protein, with protein sequence MESKQIPEIHPSIRHYFVDEGGDSTLFSRTGKVLVGTEGCSRFFILGLLDVPDPVALKVRFDELRAQLMSDSYFKRVPSMQPDERKTALAFHAKDDLPEVRRDVFQILRDTEGLRFFAVVADKLSVLEYVRQRNKRELAYRYHPNELYDYLTGRLFKERLRQRSRYDIIFSKRGKSGRTHSLRRAIEFAPDLLQNQINLPSSILTNVSLKVSAATPKEHAGLQAVDYFIWALQRLYERGEDRYLVYLWQAFGLVHDMDDTRETHYGVYYTQNKPLTAETLRERK encoded by the coding sequence ATGGAAAGTAAACAAATCCCAGAAATACATCCTTCGATCCGCCATTACTTTGTAGATGAAGGCGGTGACAGCACTCTCTTTTCCAGAACTGGGAAGGTATTGGTTGGGACAGAAGGATGTTCCCGATTTTTCATACTTGGTTTGTTGGATGTACCGGATCCAGTGGCATTAAAGGTTCGTTTTGATGAGCTGCGGGCACAACTTATGAGCGATTCTTATTTCAAGCGTGTACCATCTATGCAACCAGACGAGCGTAAAACAGCACTCGCATTCCACGCTAAAGATGATTTACCAGAAGTCCGCAGGGATGTTTTTCAGATTTTACGTGACACCGAAGGATTACGTTTTTTCGCTGTTGTTGCTGATAAATTGAGTGTCCTTGAATATGTGCGCCAACGCAACAAACGGGAACTTGCTTATCGCTATCATCCGAATGAACTTTATGATTATCTAACAGGTCGGTTGTTCAAGGAAAGGTTACGCCAGCGTAGTAGATACGATATTATCTTCTCAAAACGCGGCAAATCTGGGCGCACGCATTCTTTGCGTCGAGCAATTGAATTTGCACCGGATTTGCTACAAAATCAGATCAATTTACCCAGTAGTATACTAACCAATGTATCCTTGAAGGTATCTGCAGCGACTCCAAAAGAACATGCCGGTTTGCAGGCTGTTGATTATTTCATCTGGGCGTTACAGAGGCTTTATGAGCGAGGTGAAGACCGATATTTGGTATATCTATGGCAGGCTTTTGGACTTGTACACGATATGGACGACACACGCGAGACACATTATGGTGTCTATTACACACAAAATAAGCCGCTCACAGCAGAAACCTTAAGGGAAAGAAAATAA
- the moeB gene encoding molybdopterin-synthase adenylyltransferase MoeB, which produces MKSYRQIVEEAKTEIPEVTIDDVKAEQEKDSDFVLLDVRDEDEYRAGYIPNAVHVTRGMLEFSVENYIPDRDQKVVIYCAAGLRSLLAAKSLREMGYTDTVSLAGGYRDWSAAGYPTAQDKPMSHEQLDRYSRHFMLTEVGEQGQAKLLDAKVLLVGAGGLGSPAGVYLGAAGVGHMGIIDSDVVELSNLQRQILHRTEAVGTPKVQSATTTIKSLNPDIDITPYNLRLTADNVEEIFSEYDLIVDGCDNFATRFLVNDAAVLMNKPIVHGSIFQFEGQVSLFKPHEGPCYRCMYPTPPPPGMVPSUSEAGVLGVLPGVIGVMMATEAIKYIIGIGEPLIGRLILYDALSMTYREMKINRDENCPLCGDNPTVTKLIDDYEAAAENPETFAPAAD; this is translated from the coding sequence ATGAAATCCTACAGGCAAATCGTTGAGGAAGCCAAAACAGAAATCCCAGAGGTAACCATCGACGACGTAAAAGCCGAACAGGAAAAAGACAGCGATTTCGTGTTACTGGATGTGCGTGATGAAGACGAATATCGCGCCGGTTATATCCCTAATGCGGTTCATGTCACACGTGGCATGCTGGAATTTTCGGTTGAAAACTATATTCCCGATCGCGACCAAAAGGTTGTCATTTACTGTGCGGCGGGACTCCGTTCTCTCCTCGCTGCCAAGTCGCTTCGTGAGATGGGTTACACGGACACCGTCTCCCTTGCTGGCGGATATCGCGATTGGTCAGCAGCGGGTTACCCCACTGCTCAAGATAAACCGATGTCGCACGAGCAGCTCGATCGTTACAGCCGACACTTTATGCTCACCGAAGTCGGAGAACAGGGACAAGCGAAACTATTGGATGCCAAGGTGCTACTCGTCGGAGCAGGTGGTTTAGGTTCACCTGCAGGGGTATATCTCGGTGCCGCTGGTGTCGGACACATGGGCATTATCGATTCCGATGTCGTAGAGTTAAGCAATCTACAGCGTCAGATACTTCACCGGACAGAAGCGGTCGGCACACCGAAGGTACAATCCGCGACGACAACAATTAAGTCGTTGAACCCGGATATCGACATCACGCCGTATAACCTTCGGTTAACTGCTGATAACGTTGAAGAAATCTTTTCGGAATACGATCTGATTGTCGATGGATGCGATAATTTCGCCACCCGTTTTCTCGTCAACGATGCCGCTGTGTTGATGAATAAACCGATTGTTCACGGCAGTATTTTCCAATTTGAGGGACAGGTATCACTCTTTAAACCGCACGAGGGACCTTGCTACCGATGCATGTATCCAACACCGCCGCCACCGGGTATGGTGCCCAGCTGAAGTGAAGCCGGTGTCCTGGGCGTGCTCCCAGGCGTGATTGGTGTCATGATGGCAACCGAAGCAATTAAATACATTATCGGTATCGGCGAACCCCTTATCGGTAGGCTCATCCTCTATGACGCACTCAGCATGACCTATCGCGAGATGAAAATTAACCGAGATGAGAATTGCCCACTTTGTGGCGACAACCCAACCGTTACCAAACTGATTGATGATTACGAAGCAGCGGCGGAAAATCCAGAAACTTTTGCCCCCGCCGCTGATTAA
- a CDS encoding zf-TFIIB domain-containing protein — MLPCPDCNNPLTQFPIEQNDTDLVSCDGCYGVWLVYPGDDLERVDNVTFDDLVEAYGTEYPIDVDPSTVELPEEVEDALM, encoded by the coding sequence ATGCTACCTTGCCCTGATTGTAATAATCCGTTGACGCAGTTTCCGATTGAACAAAACGACACAGATCTCGTCAGTTGCGACGGCTGCTACGGGGTCTGGCTTGTTTATCCGGGTGATGATCTTGAGCGTGTAGATAACGTCACTTTTGATGACCTTGTTGAAGCATACGGCACCGAGTATCCGATTGATGTTGACCCAAGCACGGTCGAACTCCCCGAAGAAGTCGAAGACGCGCTGATGTAA
- a CDS encoding CRTAC1 family protein, translating into MKNDCYFSLSAKTEILLFACLILISCTAIPSAAETTLHFTDQTQQAGIHFKHTNGASEQKYLPETMGSGGLFFDYDNDGHLDIYLVNSGTLSRTPQPHRPPDHTNVLYRNQGDGTFVDVPVGAGLQQNKGYGMGCLAADYDNDGDADLYLTNFGKNQLYRNNGDGTFTDVTSHAGVGDGNWSVSASFGDFNLDGYLDLYVANYLDYQLEAAHACFLEGVHIYCGPHEYPGARDTLYRNNGDGTFTDVTTRVGVNNTGKGLGVLFTDYNDDGYPDIFVANDAVPDFLYRNNRDGTFTDMAGTVGVAYNSEGRATASMGIASGDYNNDAIGDFFITNFSLEINSLFHNDGDGFYTMTTFEAGLADSSFSQLGFGTQFLDADNNGALDLFVANGHVWDNVSDITPSLSYKQKCQIFKNTGDGQFKDVSETAGPFFKRPIVGRGVAIGDYNNDGAMDILVTRCGEVPVLLRNDSRTHNWVKIRLVGTESNRDGIGAKVWVQTNETMQFREAICGGSYASGSELMLHFGIGTHETIQSIKVKWQNRHTQTLDFSDSPVNQTIHITENPPN; encoded by the coding sequence TTGAAAAACGACTGTTATTTCTCGCTGAGTGCCAAGACAGAAATCCTCCTATTCGCCTGCCTGATACTTATCAGCTGCACTGCGATACCGTCCGCGGCTGAAACAACACTCCACTTTACGGATCAGACGCAGCAAGCCGGTATCCACTTCAAACACACCAACGGCGCATCCGAACAGAAATACCTCCCAGAAACGATGGGATCCGGTGGACTCTTTTTCGACTACGACAACGATGGGCATCTCGACATCTATCTCGTCAACAGCGGTACTCTCAGTCGCACGCCACAGCCCCACAGACCTCCTGACCATACGAATGTTCTCTATCGCAATCAGGGGGATGGAACATTTGTCGATGTCCCAGTAGGTGCAGGACTTCAACAAAACAAGGGTTACGGGATGGGATGTCTCGCTGCAGATTACGACAACGACGGCGACGCTGACCTCTACCTCACCAATTTCGGTAAAAACCAGTTATACCGGAACAACGGTGACGGCACCTTTACCGACGTTACATCGCACGCGGGTGTCGGGGACGGCAACTGGAGTGTCAGTGCCTCCTTCGGCGATTTCAACCTTGACGGATACCTCGATCTTTACGTAGCGAACTATCTGGACTATCAACTTGAAGCAGCTCATGCCTGCTTTCTGGAAGGGGTTCACATCTACTGTGGTCCGCACGAATATCCGGGTGCACGTGATACGCTTTATCGAAACAACGGCGATGGCACTTTCACGGACGTTACAACTCGTGTGGGGGTTAACAACACCGGTAAAGGGTTAGGCGTACTCTTCACAGATTACAATGATGACGGTTATCCAGACATCTTCGTCGCTAATGATGCCGTTCCTGATTTTCTTTATCGCAACAACAGAGATGGCACCTTCACAGACATGGCTGGCACGGTAGGTGTCGCCTATAATTCAGAAGGGCGGGCAACCGCCAGCATGGGTATCGCCTCTGGTGACTACAATAACGACGCGATTGGAGACTTTTTTATTACCAATTTTTCCTTAGAAATTAACAGCCTCTTTCACAACGACGGTGATGGTTTCTACACGATGACAACATTTGAAGCGGGACTTGCCGATTCAAGTTTTTCACAACTCGGTTTCGGAACCCAGTTTCTCGACGCGGACAACAACGGTGCGCTTGATCTTTTCGTCGCAAACGGGCATGTATGGGACAACGTATCAGATATTACGCCATCGCTCTCCTACAAACAGAAGTGTCAGATTTTTAAGAACACAGGAGACGGGCAGTTCAAAGATGTATCCGAGACAGCAGGTCCATTCTTCAAGCGTCCTATTGTCGGGCGCGGTGTAGCCATCGGCGACTATAACAACGACGGTGCAATGGATATTCTCGTTACACGTTGCGGTGAAGTCCCCGTGTTACTGCGAAATGATTCCCGAACACACAACTGGGTAAAAATCCGACTCGTCGGGACTGAAAGCAATCGTGATGGTATCGGGGCGAAAGTCTGGGTCCAGACAAACGAAACAATGCAGTTCAGAGAAGCGATTTGTGGTGGAAGTTACGCCTCTGGTAGCGAACTCATGCTCCATTTTGGTATCGGCACACACGAAACAATCCAATCCATCAAAGTAAAATGGCAAAACAGGCACACCCAAACACTGGATTTCTCAGACAGTCCGGTAAATCAAACTATACACATCACTGAAAACCCACCGAATTAG
- the cysC gene encoding adenylyl-sulfate kinase, producing the protein MAQQKATNITWHDAAVTVEDREKLLNQKGCVIWFTGLSGSGKSTLANAVEQLLHQQRHHTYVLDGDNVRHGLNKNLGFSPEDREENIRRIGEVAKLFADAGTIVMTAFISPYRADRDQARELIAEGRFVEVFVDCPLEVCEERDTKGLYKKARAGEIKEFTGISAPYEPPPNPEITVNTAELSLEESAHAVVASLVEAGLVPAGN; encoded by the coding sequence TTGGCTCAACAGAAAGCAACTAACATTACGTGGCACGACGCAGCTGTCACAGTAGAAGACAGAGAAAAATTGTTGAATCAGAAAGGCTGTGTGATTTGGTTTACAGGTCTTTCGGGTTCAGGGAAATCAACATTAGCGAACGCAGTCGAACAATTATTACACCAACAGCGGCACCACACCTATGTCTTGGATGGCGATAATGTCCGACACGGATTGAACAAGAATTTGGGATTTTCACCCGAAGACCGCGAGGAAAACATCCGGCGCATCGGTGAAGTGGCGAAACTTTTTGCGGATGCGGGAACCATCGTCATGACAGCCTTCATCTCACCTTATCGTGCCGACAGGGATCAAGCAAGGGAACTCATTGCTGAGGGCAGGTTTGTTGAAGTTTTTGTCGACTGTCCGCTTGAAGTCTGCGAAGAACGCGACACGAAGGGCTTATATAAAAAGGCACGCGCTGGAGAGATTAAGGAATTTACCGGTATCAGTGCACCTTATGAACCGCCTCCGAACCCTGAAATCACGGTGAATACAGCAGAACTTTCCCTTGAAGAATCCGCGCATGCAGTCGTTGCGTCCCTTGTAGAAGCTGGCTTAGTTCCGGCTGGAAACTAA
- a CDS encoding phytanoyl-CoA dioxygenase family protein, whose protein sequence is MEAIIRNFNENGFAILRGILEQETLDAIKHECEALVAELALQRSAEGKLTNTYPDTPFETRLIRLYENYPDENPTIFRPELHREGFFGVFAHSTLLELAGIILGPEIRLYPNYSVRPKLPANKRTEVLWHQDAGYTSKEADVLRMMNVWTPLVPVNVENGCMEFIPQSHKWGVVPHEQDEYYLRIHDDYIKPVEGDAVRIEIEPGDVVIFSNLLFHRGLPNRTEYIRWSLDWRYQDARQPTLRTTQGHLLSSQRTPDAVVKDAKTWAKLEFS, encoded by the coding sequence ATGGAAGCAATCATCAGGAACTTCAATGAAAATGGGTTCGCTATTCTACGCGGCATTTTGGAGCAGGAAACGCTTGACGCTATCAAACACGAATGCGAGGCGTTAGTTGCCGAACTCGCGTTGCAGCGGTCTGCTGAAGGTAAACTGACGAATACATATCCCGACACTCCTTTTGAAACCCGCCTGATTCGGCTCTACGAAAATTACCCAGATGAAAATCCGACGATCTTTCGTCCTGAACTGCATCGGGAAGGGTTTTTCGGCGTGTTCGCACATTCTACCCTACTTGAACTCGCGGGTATCATCCTCGGTCCAGAGATCCGATTGTATCCGAACTATTCCGTCCGTCCAAAGTTACCCGCAAACAAACGAACTGAGGTCCTATGGCATCAAGATGCTGGCTATACTTCAAAAGAAGCAGATGTCTTACGGATGATGAACGTCTGGACCCCTTTAGTACCCGTCAATGTTGAAAATGGGTGTATGGAATTCATTCCGCAGAGCCACAAGTGGGGCGTTGTTCCGCACGAACAAGACGAATACTATCTCCGCATCCACGATGATTATATCAAGCCGGTTGAAGGAGATGCGGTACGTATTGAGATTGAGCCGGGAGATGTCGTTATTTTCAGTAATCTCTTATTTCACCGCGGTTTGCCGAACCGTACTGAATACATACGCTGGAGCTTAGATTGGCGCTATCAAGATGCCAGGCAACCGACGCTCCGGACAACACAAGGACATTTACTGAGTTCACAACGGACACCGGACGCGGTCGTCAAAGACGCTAAGACGTGGGCAAAACTCGAATTTTCCTAA
- a CDS encoding fumarylacetoacetate hydrolase family protein, whose product MKLIQFHLPNLGKRVGIVTRDEEVIDVTSEESPGVLEVLELADREQVSIGVILADIQERVATPAPIQLGTLPGTGNESTESDGLTLKKLDVAPDENVPHLLFPIDSPEVWGCGVTYKRSADMRDDDSEQDIYSRVYYADRPEIFFKATPARCVGPNGFIGIRSDSTLTATEPELAYVLGSEGEIIGYTLCNDVSAWDIERDNPLYLPQSKVFYGCCALGPMLVTPSEIDDPYNLDMQCTVLRDGETLYQGDVNTSQINWKFEELTEFLMRDNPIPFGTVVSTGTGIIVPNDLPLAAGDVVQIEIDGFGTLSNPVKQL is encoded by the coding sequence ATGAAACTAATTCAATTTCATTTACCCAACTTAGGGAAGCGGGTTGGGATTGTCACCCGCGATGAGGAAGTGATCGACGTAACCAGCGAGGAATCACCGGGCGTATTAGAAGTCCTGGAACTCGCAGATAGGGAACAGGTGAGCATTGGGGTCATACTTGCCGATATCCAAGAGAGAGTAGCAACCCCCGCACCGATCCAACTCGGTACACTGCCAGGTACAGGAAATGAATCTACTGAATCCGACGGGCTTACGCTCAAGAAATTAGATGTTGCCCCCGACGAAAATGTTCCACACCTCTTATTCCCGATCGATTCCCCTGAAGTTTGGGGATGCGGAGTAACCTACAAACGCAGTGCGGATATGCGCGACGACGATAGCGAACAGGATATCTACAGCCGCGTCTATTACGCCGACCGTCCAGAGATATTTTTCAAAGCGACTCCGGCACGTTGTGTCGGACCGAACGGTTTCATTGGCATTCGGAGTGATTCCACGCTAACAGCAACCGAACCAGAACTCGCCTACGTCCTCGGCAGCGAAGGAGAAATCATCGGATACACCCTCTGTAATGACGTATCCGCATGGGACATTGAACGCGACAACCCACTCTATCTCCCACAATCCAAAGTCTTTTACGGATGCTGTGCACTTGGTCCTATGCTTGTTACACCATCTGAAATAGACGATCCGTACAATCTGGACATGCAGTGCACCGTCCTTCGCGATGGAGAGACACTCTATCAAGGTGATGTCAACACGTCTCAAATCAACTGGAAATTTGAAGAACTCACCGAATTCCTGATGCGTGATAATCCAATTCCGTTTGGGACCGTTGTTTCGACAGGCACTGGCATTATTGTTCCGAACGATCTACCGCTCGCCGCAGGGGATGTTGTCCAGATAGAAATCGACGGGTTCGGCACGCTGTCAAACCCCGTTAAGCAACTTTAG
- a CDS encoding DSD1 family PLP-dependent enzyme, giving the protein MNNRTEPFIGMHKTELDTPALLINLDKMEANIQTMADYFTTVNASLRPHMKTHKTPIITHKQIAAGAIGVTCAKLGEAEAAIHAGIRDVLIANQVVGAQKIARLINLAKHSEIMVAVDSPQNVQAISEAAAAKGATIRMLVEVNIGMDRCGVEPGKPTLELAELICQSPNLKFEGLMGYEGHTVSKPDRAERDAAAREAMQRLVDAKHYVEKRGVEVLIMSGGGTGTFNITGSIPEMTEVQAGSYVFMDSTYGNVEGVGEQFDCSLSVLATVVSRPAPDRMIVDTGLKVLAKEFGVPQPLGITGVEMTGLSEEHGKMQVSDVNVPLTPGDKIEILPSHCCTTVNLHDRYYGIRNGIVESVWEIAARGKAQ; this is encoded by the coding sequence ATGAACAACAGGACCGAACCTTTCATCGGTATGCACAAAACTGAATTAGACACACCGGCACTGCTGATCAACTTGGATAAAATGGAAGCTAACATACAGACGATGGCGGACTACTTCACCACAGTGAACGCGTCGCTGAGACCTCACATGAAGACGCACAAAACACCGATTATCACCCATAAACAGATCGCAGCTGGTGCCATCGGCGTTACCTGTGCGAAACTCGGTGAGGCAGAAGCAGCCATTCACGCTGGCATTCGAGACGTGCTGATCGCCAACCAAGTTGTCGGCGCACAAAAGATTGCACGCCTCATCAACCTCGCGAAGCACTCGGAGATCATGGTTGCAGTCGATAGCCCACAGAACGTGCAAGCCATTTCCGAGGCAGCTGCCGCCAAAGGTGCAACTATCAGAATGTTGGTGGAGGTGAACATCGGCATGGATCGGTGCGGGGTCGAACCCGGCAAACCGACGTTGGAACTTGCGGAATTGATATGCCAAAGTCCAAACCTGAAATTTGAAGGCTTAATGGGCTATGAAGGGCATACCGTCTCCAAACCGGACCGAGCGGAACGGGATGCTGCAGCACGGGAAGCCATGCAACGTTTGGTAGACGCGAAACACTATGTCGAAAAGCGGGGGGTGGAGGTACTCATCATGAGCGGTGGTGGCACTGGAACCTTTAACATCACGGGAAGTATCCCAGAAATGACAGAAGTTCAGGCAGGCTCTTACGTCTTCATGGATTCTACCTACGGAAATGTAGAAGGTGTTGGCGAACAGTTCGACTGCTCGTTGTCGGTTTTGGCAACCGTCGTGAGTCGTCCAGCCCCTGATCGAATGATTGTGGATACAGGCTTGAAAGTCCTCGCAAAAGAGTTCGGCGTTCCCCAGCCTCTCGGTATAACAGGCGTAGAGATGACAGGGCTTTCCGAGGAGCATGGAAAGATGCAGGTGTCCGATGTAAACGTTCCCCTCACACCGGGGGATAAAATTGAAATTCTACCATCCCACTGTTGTACGACAGTGAATCTTCACGACAGATATTACGGCATCCGTAACGGGATTGTTGAATCCGTTTGGGAAATCGCCGCGAGAGGAAAAGCACAATAA
- a CDS encoding heavy metal-binding domain-containing protein, with product MITTTTNTIEGRPIREYFGLVTGEAIMGANVFRDFMAGLTDLVGGRSGTYESKFAEARETALQELEDEARRKGANAVVGIDIDYEVLGASNGMLMVTATGTAVKIG from the coding sequence ATGATTACGACAACCACGAATACAATTGAAGGCAGACCGATTCGAGAATACTTCGGACTTGTTACAGGCGAAGCGATTATGGGGGCGAACGTTTTTCGCGATTTTATGGCAGGTCTCACGGATCTTGTCGGTGGACGTTCAGGCACTTACGAGAGTAAGTTTGCGGAAGCCCGTGAAACAGCCCTCCAAGAACTTGAAGATGAAGCGCGACGCAAAGGGGCTAATGCTGTCGTCGGTATTGACATTGACTATGAAGTACTAGGTGCCAGTAACGGCATGCTGATGGTGACGGCGACCGGAACCGCCGTTAAGATTGGATGA
- a CDS encoding PQQ-binding-like beta-propeller repeat protein produces MRKAELKWQSAISSAAVGFHQQSAVSKKLEWKAGRMEGRNGEKNLPVFQSSNQMLKAESRKPRANTKLLLIVSLPLVFLASANPAHAVIPQLLGPLTALLSIVPQILAFVGVALITALVFARDTTKMFFYKFRDFAIAHKVTTSIFSVIVLVGFLWGTYSLIRIATNPTTHSLEATVQNTDAGSTHLNKTWATFRSGKNRTGHADTLPGPTNETPAWVFREEEAMAVDFSSSPAVVGNRLYIGSSHGSIFSLGGATYCIDTETQKVLWRHASSIPIFSSPAVAGGRVYIGEGYHQDSDCRLRCLDAKTGELIWSFQTASHVESTPFISQGKLYFTAGADGVYCIDALEGQAIWHYKDVHADMSPVVHKDKVYFGTGYGDYRIYAVDAQTGAEAWSKQMPYPVWGSPSTDENLVFFGLGRGNFSDSAPIPAGKVVALDPETGDIVWEHEAEDAVMTAIAVQDGSVTFGSRDGYVYSLQSTDGKLNWKTHLGGPVVSSPAVTMDTVYAATKNGYIYALSIDDGEVQWEFNTRIITRNIEIYSSPAIANGLLYIGSSDRYIFCLGSGDAGKVIGNR; encoded by the coding sequence ATGAGAAAAGCAGAATTAAAATGGCAGTCAGCCATCAGCAGCGCAGCGGTCGGTTTCCATCAGCAGTCAGCAGTCAGCAAGAAACTGGAATGGAAGGCGGGAAGGATGGAAGGGAGGAACGGAGAAAAGAATCTTCCAGTCTTCCAATCTTCCAACCAAATGCTGAAAGCCGAAAGCCGAAAACCGAGAGCCAATACAAAATTGCTGCTCATAGTAAGCCTCCCTCTTGTTTTTTTGGCTTCTGCAAACCCCGCGCATGCGGTTATCCCGCAGCTGCTGGGACCTCTTACAGCACTGTTGAGTATCGTCCCACAAATTCTTGCCTTCGTTGGGGTTGCGCTCATCACCGCACTTGTGTTTGCACGGGACACGACCAAAATGTTTTTTTACAAGTTCCGTGACTTCGCTATTGCTCACAAGGTTACCACCTCTATTTTCAGTGTAATTGTACTCGTGGGATTCCTATGGGGAACCTACAGCCTGATCAGGATAGCGACGAATCCGACAACACATTCCCTTGAGGCAACGGTTCAGAACACAGACGCGGGAAGTACACATCTCAACAAAACATGGGCAACTTTCCGAAGCGGAAAAAACCGGACAGGACATGCAGACACACTCCCGGGTCCAACAAATGAAACACCGGCATGGGTTTTCAGAGAGGAAGAAGCCATGGCGGTTGACTTTTCTTCGTCGCCAGCAGTTGTTGGGAATCGCCTCTATATCGGTTCATCACACGGTTCAATATTTTCGCTCGGTGGAGCAACCTACTGTATTGATACAGAAACACAGAAGGTCCTCTGGCGACACGCTTCATCTATCCCAATCTTTTCATCCCCTGCAGTCGCTGGCGGTAGGGTTTATATCGGTGAAGGCTATCACCAAGATAGCGATTGCCGCCTCCGATGCCTTGACGCGAAAACCGGTGAACTTATCTGGTCCTTCCAAACAGCAAGCCATGTCGAATCGACCCCTTTCATCAGTCAAGGCAAACTTTATTTTACAGCAGGAGCGGATGGTGTCTATTGTATCGACGCATTGGAGGGACAAGCAATATGGCACTATAAAGACGTTCATGCTGACATGTCCCCCGTTGTGCATAAAGACAAGGTTTACTTCGGCACAGGCTATGGGGATTATCGAATCTACGCTGTTGATGCCCAAACAGGTGCTGAAGCATGGTCAAAGCAGATGCCGTATCCCGTGTGGGGCAGTCCAAGTACCGATGAAAATCTCGTCTTTTTCGGACTTGGGAGAGGCAATTTTTCGGATAGCGCGCCCATCCCCGCCGGTAAGGTCGTCGCGCTTGACCCAGAAACCGGCGACATCGTATGGGAACATGAGGCAGAGGATGCAGTCATGACAGCGATTGCTGTTCAGGACGGTTCCGTCACCTTCGGTTCGCGCGATGGATACGTCTATTCTCTCCAATCAACAGACGGAAAACTCAACTGGAAAACGCATCTTGGTGGTCCCGTCGTCTCCTCACCGGCTGTGACGATGGACACCGTCTATGCCGCAACAAAAAACGGATATATCTATGCCCTCTCTATTGACGACGGAGAGGTGCAGTGGGAATTTAACACGAGGATTATTACCCGAAATATAGAAATCTATTCATCACCAGCGATTGCCAATGGACTGCTCTATATCGGTTCAAGCGATCGGTATATTTTCTGTTTGGGTAGTGGCGATGCAGGCAAAGTCATTGGTAATCGGTAA
- a CDS encoding DUF3500 domain-containing protein, with translation MAHTHTHSERKPLFIPASETAARMAQAAGNFLDTLTPPLREQAALPFDGNERFRWHYIPIEMWEREGVSLKELNSKQQEAAFALMESGLSVKGYQKARAIINLETTLGEIEKAAGEARLMRDPSLYFFTVFGDPTGNGAWGWRAEGHHVSLNFTVVNRELISPNPFFFGSNPAEVPEGEKKGLRVLSAEEDAARQLLTSLNNTQKGQTIINAEAPSDILTRDVPKVEFEAVEGLAAESMETHQRQLLMDLVHEYIDRLPDEIAQIELRKLREGSVNDIHFAWAGGETPKTPHYYRLHGPFFFVEYDNTQNNANHIHSVWRHIEDDFGVDLLRLHYNKSDHHDHDH, from the coding sequence GTGGCACACACACATACTCATTCCGAACGGAAGCCTTTGTTCATCCCCGCTTCGGAAACAGCAGCGCGGATGGCACAAGCGGCGGGGAACTTTCTGGACACACTGACACCCCCGTTACGCGAACAGGCGGCACTCCCATTTGACGGAAACGAGCGGTTCCGGTGGCACTATATTCCGATTGAAATGTGGGAGCGGGAAGGCGTATCTCTTAAAGAACTAAACTCGAAGCAACAGGAAGCAGCGTTCGCGCTCATGGAAAGTGGCTTAAGCGTGAAAGGATACCAGAAAGCCCGCGCCATTATAAATTTGGAGACGACACTTGGTGAGATTGAGAAAGCCGCTGGGGAAGCCCGACTTATGCGCGACCCAAGTTTATATTTTTTCACTGTGTTCGGAGATCCAACCGGTAATGGGGCATGGGGATGGCGCGCTGAAGGACACCACGTCTCGCTTAACTTTACTGTCGTCAATCGTGAACTTATTTCGCCGAATCCATTTTTCTTTGGGTCAAACCCAGCAGAGGTGCCCGAAGGTGAGAAGAAGGGATTAAGAGTCCTTTCCGCCGAAGAGGATGCGGCTCGCCAACTGCTTACGAGTCTAAATAACACGCAGAAGGGACAAACGATCATCAATGCTGAGGCACCCTCTGATATTTTAACGCGTGATGTGCCTAAGGTTGAGTTTGAGGCTGTTGAAGGATTAGCCGCAGAATCTATGGAGACACACCAACGTCAACTCTTGATGGATCTCGTTCATGAATACATTGACCGTCTCCCTGACGAAATCGCACAGATTGAGCTTCGCAAACTACGCGAGGGAAGCGTCAACGATATTCATTTCGCATGGGCAGGCGGTGAAACACCGAAGACACCGCACTATTATAGGTTGCACGGTCCGTTTTTCTTTGTCGAGTATGACAACACCCAGAACAATGCGAACCACATTCATTCCGTGTGGCGACACATTGAGGACGATTTTGGTGTCGATCTGCTCCGCTTGCACTATAACAAATCGGACCATCATGACCATGATCATTAG